From Candidatus Poribacteria bacterium, the proteins below share one genomic window:
- a CDS encoding LamG domain-containing protein, with protein MKIIRALIPITVLFILSVWVQESTSEIDPESLMGMWHFDQGKGDTVKDSSPNGNDGEIVDAKRVEGKEGMGIEFDGSSHVVIPASETTDDFLDGFTYLLWVKPLGNPSGPHVRLIERDWHNPNILIGQTDFYGSFLFNGAIDNSQIRGGTWEMDEWSFVALTHDGKTLVLYVDGEVVADLKVGKPSFSQQHDGGSIWLTRWKGGAGWDFKGVLDEVAIFNAPLSEDDLGTIMEVGLEKALAVSPVDRLTTTWAHIKQ; from the coding sequence ATGAAGATTATCAGGGCTTTGATCCCTATAACGGTGCTCTTTATTTTGTCGGTATGGGTTCAGGAAAGCACATCGGAAATTGATCCAGAGTCCCTTATGGGAATGTGGCACTTTGATCAGGGGAAAGGGGATACGGTTAAAGATTCCTCTCCGAACGGTAATGATGGTGAAATCGTTGATGCTAAACGGGTCGAAGGAAAAGAAGGCATGGGTATCGAATTTGACGGGAGCAGTCATGTGGTTATTCCAGCGAGCGAGACGACAGATGATTTCCTTGACGGATTTACATATCTGCTCTGGGTGAAACCGCTTGGGAACCCTTCCGGTCCCCATGTCCGATTGATAGAGAGGGATTGGCACAATCCAAATATTCTTATTGGGCAAACCGACTTCTACGGAAGTTTCCTATTCAATGGTGCGATAGATAACAGCCAAATCCGCGGCGGAACATGGGAAATGGACGAGTGGAGCTTTGTCGCCTTAACCCACGACGGTAAAACGCTTGTCCTCTATGTCGATGGCGAAGTCGTCGCAGATTTGAAGGTGGGCAAACCAAGTTTCAGTCAGCAACACGATGGTGGTTCCATCTGGCTAACCCGCTGGAAGGGTGGCGCAGGATGGGATTTCAAGGGAGTCCTTGACGAAGTCGCTATCTTCAATGCACCCCTTAGCGAAGACGATTTGGGGACCATCATGGAAGTAGGACTTGAGAAAGCCCTCGCCGTTTCACCCGTTGACAGACTAACAACAACTTGGGCGCATATCAAACAGTAA
- a CDS encoding helix-hairpin-helix domain-containing protein produces the protein MGLTNDEIAQKLMELHTILIVADYPEDHATRYPRLAYTISRMEESVAELVAQGRLKEEIAGVGDIVATIITEYVEIGTCSKLQEYASEVPQTIVELMPIPGLGAKTIKLLYQEVGVDSLLSLRTAIDEGKLKGIKGIGKKTIENFEAYLNNENL, from the coding sequence GTGGGACTGACCAACGATGAAATCGCACAGAAACTGATGGAACTTCATACTATTTTGATTGTCGCTGACTACCCGGAAGACCATGCAACACGCTACCCTCGTTTAGCGTATACAATTTCTCGCATGGAGGAATCTGTGGCTGAACTGGTCGCTCAAGGACGGTTGAAAGAGGAGATTGCAGGCGTTGGAGATATAGTCGCTACAATCATCACTGAATACGTCGAAATCGGAACATGCTCGAAATTGCAGGAGTACGCAAGTGAAGTCCCGCAGACAATTGTTGAACTTATGCCTATCCCAGGACTCGGTGCTAAAACGATTAAACTCCTATATCAGGAGGTGGGCGTTGACAGTCTCTTATCGCTCCGAACAGCAATTGATGAAGGCAAACTGAAAGGGATCAAAGGCATCGGTAAGAAAACGATAGAAAATTTTGAGGCATACCTTAATAATGAAAATTTGTAA